A section of the Corynebacterium auris genome encodes:
- the greA gene encoding transcription elongation factor GreA, whose translation MAETQQQYITPEMKAKLESELQALIDNRPKIAAEINERREEGDLKENAGYDAAREQQDQEEARIKQISEILANSTTERAGVIEGVAHVGSVVHVYYNGDENDKETFLIGTRAASTGNKDLETYSENSPLGAAVLGASEGETRTYTAPNGREISVTIVDAAPYDSVKASTPRAQP comes from the coding sequence ATGGCTGAAACGCAGCAGCAGTACATCACCCCGGAGATGAAGGCCAAGCTCGAAAGCGAGCTGCAGGCTCTCATCGACAACCGCCCGAAGATCGCGGCGGAGATCAACGAACGCCGCGAAGAGGGCGACCTGAAGGAGAACGCGGGCTACGACGCCGCCCGCGAGCAGCAGGACCAGGAAGAGGCCCGGATCAAGCAGATCTCGGAGATCCTCGCAAACTCCACCACTGAGCGCGCGGGAGTCATCGAGGGCGTCGCCCACGTCGGCTCGGTCGTCCACGTCTACTACAACGGCGACGAGAACGATAAGGAGACCTTCCTCATCGGCACCCGCGCCGCCTCGACGGGCAACAAGGACCTGGAGACCTACTCGGAGAACTCTCCGCTCGGCGCGGCGGTGCTCGGCGCCTCCGAGGGCGAAACCCGCACCTACACCGCGCCGAACGGGCGGGAGATTTCGGTAACGATCGTGGACGCCGCGCCGTATGATTCGGTTAAGGCTTCCACGCCCCGCGCGCAGCCCTAA
- a CDS encoding Bax inhibitor-1/YccA family protein: protein MKTNNPVLNSLPGAHDQGGYGYQPSQPAQLDNERPMTIDDVVTKAGITLGVIVLFAVINFGIALSGNPNLAMGLTFVGAIGGFITVLVHAFGRKFGSKAVTLVYAAFEGLFVGGFSLVLSGFLVGNANAGALIFQAIIGTLGVFFGMLFVYKTGAIRVTPRFNRILTGAIFGVAIMVLGNLLLAIFTQANPLRDGGMLSIIFGLVCIGLAAFSFLQDFDMADRLVRTGAPANMAWGVALGLAVTVVWLYTEILRLLAYFVDNRN from the coding sequence GTGAAAACCAATAACCCCGTGTTGAACTCGCTGCCGGGGGCGCACGACCAGGGCGGGTACGGCTACCAGCCCTCGCAGCCGGCCCAGCTCGACAACGAGCGCCCCATGACCATCGACGATGTCGTGACCAAGGCCGGCATCACCCTCGGCGTGATCGTGCTGTTCGCCGTCATTAACTTCGGTATCGCTCTCAGCGGCAACCCGAACCTCGCCATGGGGCTGACCTTCGTCGGTGCGATCGGCGGCTTCATCACGGTCCTGGTGCACGCCTTTGGCCGCAAGTTCGGCAGCAAGGCCGTCACGCTGGTCTACGCGGCCTTCGAGGGGCTGTTCGTCGGCGGGTTCTCGCTGGTGCTCAGCGGCTTTTTGGTGGGCAACGCTAACGCCGGTGCGCTGATCTTCCAGGCGATCATCGGCACGCTCGGCGTCTTCTTCGGCATGCTCTTCGTCTACAAGACGGGCGCGATCCGCGTCACCCCCCGCTTCAACCGCATCCTTACCGGCGCGATCTTTGGCGTGGCGATCATGGTCCTGGGCAACCTTCTGCTGGCCATCTTCACGCAGGCAAACCCGCTTCGCGACGGCGGAATGCTCTCCATCATCTTCGGCCTCGTGTGCATCGGCCTCGCAGCGTTCAGCTTCCTGCAGGACTTCGATATGGCTGACCGCCTGGTGCGCACCGGAGCGCCGGCGAACATGGCCTGGGGAGTGGCCCTCGGTCTCGCGGTCACCGTCGTCTGGCTCTACACGGAGATCCTGCGCCTGCTGGCGTACTTCGTGGATAACAGGAACTAG